The Argentina anserina chromosome 3, drPotAnse1.1, whole genome shotgun sequence genome includes a region encoding these proteins:
- the LOC126788449 gene encoding tetrahydroberberine oxidase-like, whose product METFHVKLLSLLFILLNSVCSTTSSSISESFVQCFSSHIQNTNFSNEIILTRTSSAYPSVLDFSIQNLRFLNNSTPKPEVIITPFDDTHVQAAVNCSKRIGIQIRTRSGGHDYEGLSYVSRDPFVIIDLINLRSIEVDIKKESAWVQAGATLGEVYYNIAQKSNVYGFPAGTCPTVGVGGHISGGGVGTIFRKYGLASDNIIDAKIVDVNGRILDRKAMGEELFWAIRGGGGSSFGVILAWKLRLVPVPPTVTVCDISKTKEQGAMELLLKWQDIADKFPEDLYVRSVIGSGSNTITVEFLSLFLGPLNQAVKVIQENFPELGLESSHCTEMSWIQSVLSFAVYSIDESLEILLKRRQFSYFFKAKSDFVTEPISEAGFECLWKILLEANTSFMILTPYGGKMNEISESETAFPHRKGNIYEIQYMVIWGDVKDTEKYVGFMRRLYAYMAPYVSKSPRAAYLNYRDLDLGRNNYGKTSYSQASIWGLKYFKNNFKRLVRVKTLVDPGNFFRNEQSIPVLSSSRK is encoded by the coding sequence ATGGAGACCTTTCATGTAAAACTACTTTCCCTACTATTCATCCTTCTAAACTCGGTTTGTTCCACAACTTCAAGCTCCATTTCTGAAAGCTTTGTTCAATGTTTTTCCTCCCACATTCAGAACACCAACTTCAGCAATGAAATCATTCTCACCAGaaccagttctgcttaccctTCAGTCTTAGATTTTTCCATACAAAACCTCAGATTCTTGAACAATTCCACACCAAAACCAGAGGTCATCATTACTCCTTTTGATGATACTCATGTTCAAGCAGCTGTTAATTGCTCCAAGCGTATTGGCATACAGATTAGAACACGAAGCGGGGGCCATGACTACGAAGGCCTATCTTATGTATCAAGAGACCCTTTCGTCATCATTGATCTTATCAATCTTCGTTCTATCGAGGTTGACATAAAGAAAGAGAGTGCTTGGGTCCAAGCAGGCGCTACTCTTGGAGAGGTGTATTACAACATTGCACAAAAGAGTAACGTCTATGGCTTTCCAGCAGGGACTTGTCCAACAGTTGGTGTTGGAGGACATATCAGTGGAGGTGGAGTTGGAACCATATTCCGAAAATATGGTCTAGCAAGTGACAATATCATTGATGCCAAAATTGTAGATGTCAATGGCAGAATTCTAGACAGAAAGGCCATGGGAGAAGAGCTCTTTTGGGCTataagaggaggaggaggatcaAGCTTTGGGGTTATTCTAGCATGGAAACTTAGACTGGTTCCTGTTCCCCCAACTGTAACAGTTTGCGATATTTCAAAGACAAAAGAACAAGGTGCAATGGAACTTCTTTTGAAATGGCAAGACATTGCAGACAAGTTCCCGGAAGATCTTTACGTACGTTCTGTAATAGGAAGTGGTAGCAACACTATTACAGTTGAATTTCTTTCCTTGTTTCTAGGGCCATTAAACCAAGCTGTGAAGGTGATACAAGAAAACTTTCCAGAGTTGGGTTTAGAAAGCAGCCATTGCACCGAGATGAGTTGGATTCAGTCTGTGTTGAGCTTTGCTGTCTACTCAATAGACGAATCCTTAGAGATTTTGCTGAAGCGCCGGCAGTTCAGCTACTTCTTCAAAGCAAAATCAGACTTTGTGACTGAACCCATCTCAGAAGCTGGCTTCGAATGCCTGTGGAAAATTCTGCTTGAAGCAAACACATCCTTTATGATATTGACACCATATGGAGGAAAAATGAATGAGATTTCCGAGTCCGAAACTGCTTTCCCACACCGAAAAGgaaacatatatgaaatccaGTATATGGTTATTTGGGGTGATGTAAAGGATACTGAGAAGTATGTTGGATTCATGAGAAGGTTGTATGCATACATGGCACCATATGTATCAAAGTCCCCTAGAGCTGCCTATTTGAATTACAGAGATCTGGATTTGGGGAGGAACAATTATGGGAAGACAAGCTATTCACAAGCAAGCATTTGGGGTTTGAAGTACTTCAAGAACAACTTCAAGAGACTTGTTCGTGTTAAGACATTGGTTGATCCCGGCAACTTCTTTAGGAATGAGCAAAGCATCCCTGTACTTTCATCTAGTAGAAAATAG
- the LOC126788442 gene encoding berberine bridge enzyme-like 21 — protein MTRSNNHHTTFLSSSSVLLLLLLLHVSATSATSLYDDFVQCLNTHPNSSASQIVIPQNNPSFTSTLRAYIRNARFNTTSTPKPVLILTPTTEAHVQASVLCAVQLKVQLKIRSGGHDYEGVSYVSTEPTFIVLDLFNFRSIDVNVEDASAWAQAGATLGELYYRVAEKSKTLGFPAGICPTVGVGGHISGGGYGNLLRKYGLASDNVLDALIVDVNGKLLDRKAMGEDLFWAIRGGGGGSFGVILAYKLRLVPVPETVTVFRVMSYTESNATDVVLRWQGLAPTTVDDLWMRMLLQPVSSPTKKGTKTVRISVLAEYLGNANQLVSILGKQFPELGLKKENCLEMSWIESVVWWNDGSLPNDTKPEVLLDRNLDQASFGKRRSDYVQTAISRQGLESLWENMIKGKTGLVFNPYGGKMAQIPASDSPFPHRAGNLFKIQYSVNWDDGGEEATTEYLNQSKVLRNFMTPFVSKNPRSAFLNYRDLDIGVNDFGKDSYEQGKVYGLMYFNDNFDRLVKVKAAVDPENFFRNEQSIPLPPCFHSTVTGGSSSNISKGMLLHLLIGSSFL, from the exons ATGACGCGATCTAATAATCATCATACGAcattcctctcctcctcctctgttctcctcctcctcctcctccttcacgTCTCTGCTACCTCTGCAACTTCTCTCTATGACGACTTCGTTCAATGCCTCAACACCCACCCAAACTCCTCAGCCTCCCAAATAGTCATCCCCCAGAACAACCCTTCTTTCACTTCAACTCTCAGAGCCTACATCCGCAACGCTCGCTTCAACACCACCTCGACTCCGAAGCCAGTCCTCATCCTCACGCCGACCACCGAGGCCCACGTACAGGCCTCCGTCCTCTGCGCCGTGCAACTCAAAGTCCAGCTCAAAATCCGAAGCGGCGGCCACGACTACGAGGGAGTCTCGTACGTCTCGACCGAACCTACTTTCATAGTCCTCGACCTTTTCAACTTCCGGTCCATCGACGTTAATGTCGAGGACGCCTCTGCGTGGGCCCAGGCCGGAGCTACCCTCGGAGAACTCTACTACCGAGTCGCCGAGAAGAGTAAAACTCTCGGGTTCCCCGCTGGGATTTGCCCCACTGTCGGCGTCGGAGGACACATCAGCGGTGGCGGTTATGGGAACTTGCTGAGGAAGTACGGCCTCGCCTCCGATAATGTGTTGGACGCATTGATTGTTGATGTGAATGGGAAGCTTCTGGATAGAAAAGCAATGGGGGAGGATCTGTTTTGGGCGATCAGAGGCGGCGGTGGTGGAAGCTTTGGAGTGATCTTGGCTTATAAGTTGAGGTTGGTTCCGGTGCCGGAAACCGTCACTGTTTTTAGGGTGATGAGTTACACGGAGAGTAATGCCACCGACGTCGTTTTGAGGTGGCAGGGGTTGGCGCCGACGACGGTGGATGACTTGTGGATGAGGATGTTGTTGCAGCCGGTGAGTTCTCCGACCAAGAAGGGAACCAAGACTGTTCGGATTTCGGTTCTGGCAGAGTATCTAGGCAATGCTAATCAGTTGGTTTCTATTTTGGGAAAGCAGTTTCCTGAATTGGGTTTGAAGAAGGAGAACTGTTTGGAGATGAGTTGGATTGAGTCTGTTGTTTGGTGGAACGATGGTTCTCTTCCCAATGATACCAAGCCGGAGGTTCTGCTTGATCGGAATCTAGATCAGGCGAGTTTCGGGAAGAGGAGGTCGGATTATGTGCAGACCGCGATTTCGAGACAAGGGTTGGAGTCATTATGGGAGAATATGATTAAGGGGAAGACTGGCTTGGTGTTCAATCCATATGGAGGGAAAATGGCTCAAATTCCGGCCTCCGATTCGCCTTTTCCTCACCGGGCTGGGAATCTGTTCAAGATTCAGTACTCGGTGAATTGGGACGATGGTGGAGAGGAAGCAACCACTGAGTATCTGAACCAAAGTAAGGTGCTTCGCAATTTTATGACCCCATTTGTGTCCAAGAATCCAAGGAGTGCTTTCTTGAACTATAGAGACCTTGACATTGGTGTCAACGATTTTGGGAAGGATAGCTATGAACAGGGGAAGGTTTATGGATTGATGTACTTTAACGACAATTTCGATAGATTAGTGAAGGTGAAGGCTGCTGTTGATCCAGAAAATTTCTTCAGGAATGAGCAGAGTATCCCACTTCCTCCAT GTTTCCACTCAACTGTGACTGGTGGATCAAGTTCAAACATCTCAAAGGGGATGCTGCTACACTTGCTGATTGGATCATCATTCTTATAA
- the LOC126788453 gene encoding uncharacterized protein LOC126788453: protein MVEKGDRDDDLRFSENKYNHRLTNVEAEELKNDGDAETLDNEEYTELPQVGGSIGQNESSWKEGDRHSDEEDVVMSGEENNEGYVSGTDPIISGCGWALKVEGGVVY, encoded by the exons ATGGTGGAGAAGGGAGACCGCGACGATGATCTACGATTTTCCGAGAACAAGTACAACCACCGCTTGACGAATGTCGAGGCAGAAGAGCTGAAAAACGATGGAGATGCCGAGACTCTGGACAACGAAGAATATACAGAGTTGCCTCAAGTAGGAGG GTCCATTGGGCAAAATGAGAGCAGTTGGAAGGAGGGAGACAGACATTCTGATGAGGAG GATGTTGTTATGTCCGGGGAGGAGAACAATGAGGGCTATGTGAGTGGTACTGATCCAATTATATCAGGTTGTGGTTG GGCTCTCAAGGTGGAAGGTGGAGTGGTCTACTAA
- the LOC126788447 gene encoding berberine bridge enzyme-like 21, whose product MKRITLLLSSVLLLLQISATSASSIYENFVQCLNTHPNSSASQIVVPQSNPSFTSTLRAYIRNSRFNTTTTPKPVLILTPTAEPHVQASVLCAKKLGVQLKIRSGGHDFEGISYVSSEQSFIVLDMFHLRSINVNVGDSSVWAQAGATLGELYHRISQNSKLLAFPAGICPTVGVGGHISGGGYGNLLRKYGLAVDNVLDALIVDVHGKLLDRKAMGEDLFWAIRGGGGGSFGVIVSYKLRLVPVPETVTVFRVMSYTESNATDVVLRWQKVAPTTVDDLWMRMLLQPVSSPTKKGKKTVRISILAQFLGNANQLVSILGKEFPELGLKKEDCLEMSWIESVVWWNDGSTPNVAKPEVLLNRNLNHANFLKRKSDYVQTPISRQGLEALWRKLIEVGKTGLVFNPYGGKMARIPAYSAPFPHRAGNLFKIQYSVGWNIAGEEAANEYLNQTRVLYSFMTQFVSKNPRSAFLNYRDLDIGVNTFGKNSYEQGKVYGLKYFNRNFDRLVKVKAAVDPENFFRNEQSVPLSPSKA is encoded by the coding sequence atgaagcgCATTACGCTTTTGCTGTCCTctgttcttctccttcttcagaTCTCTGCAACCTCTGCTTCTTCTATCTATGAAAACTTCGTTCAATGCCTCAACACCCACCCAAACTCCTCAGCCTCCCAAATAGTCGTGCCCCAAAGCAACCCATCTTTCACTTCAACACTCAGAGCCTACATCCGCAACTCTCGCTTCAACACCACCACTACTCCAAAACCAGTCCTCATCCTCACGCCCACAGCCGAGCCCCACGTCCAGGCCTCCGTCCTCTGCGCCAAGAAACTCGGCGTCCAGCTCAAGATCCGAAGCGGCGGCCACGACTTCGAGGGCATCTCGTATGTCTCATCTGAACAGAGTTTCATAGTCCTTGATATGTTCCACCTCCGGTCAATCAATGTCAACGTCGGAGACAGCTCCGTCTGGGCCCAGGCCGGCGCAACTCTCGGGGAACTCTACCACAGAATTTCCCAGAACAGTAAACTGCTGGCCTTTCCTGCCGGAATTTGTCCCACGGTCGGTGTCGGTGGTCATATCAGCGGCGGCGGTTATGGAAACTTGCTGAGAAAGTACGGCCTCGCAGTCGATAATGTATTGGATGCTTTAATTGTTGATGTGCATGGAAAGCTTCTAGACCGAAAAGCAATGGGGGAGGATTTGTTCTGGGCCATCAGAGGCGGCGGTGGAGGAAGTTTTGGAGTGATCGTGTCGTACAAGTTGAGGTTGGTTCCGGTGCCGGAAACCGTCACTGTTTTTAGGGTAATGAGTTACACGGAGAGTAATGCCACCGACGTCGTTTTGAGGTGGCAGAAGGTGGCTCCGACTACTGTCGATGATTTATGGATGAGGATGTTGTTGCAGCCAGTGAGCTCTCCAACGAAGAAGGGTAAGAAAACTGTTCGGATCTCCATTTTGGCACAGTTTTTAGGGAATGCTAATCAGTTAGTTTCTATTTTGGGTAAGGAGTTTCCTGAATTGGGTTTAAAGAAAGAGGATTGTTTGGAAATGAGTTGGATTGAGTCTGTGGTTTGGTGGAACGATGGTTCCACTCCCAATGTGGCCAAGCCGGAGGTGTTGCTTAATCGAAACCTCAACCATGCGAATTTCTTGAAGAGGAAGTCAGATTATGTCCAGACACCGATTTCTCGACAGGGTTTGGAGGCATTGTGGAGGAAGTTGATAGAAGTTGGGAAGACCGGCTTGGTGTTCAATCCTTATGGAGGGAAAATGGCTCGGATTCCGGCATACAGTGCGCCTTTTCCTCATCGAGCTGGAAACTTGTTCAAGATTCAGTACTCGGTGGGGTGGAATATTGCAGGAGAGGAAGCAGCTAATGAGTATCTGAACCAAACGAGGGTGTTGTATAGTTTCATGACACAATTTGTGTCTAAGAACCCAAGGAGTGCTTTCTTGAACTATAGGGACCTCGACATTGGGGTGAACACATTTGGGAAAAATAGCTATGAACAAGGGAAAGTGTATGGATTGAAGTACTTCAACCGCAATTTCGATAGGTTGGTGAAAGTGAAGGCCGCTGTTGATCCAGAAAACTTCTTCAGGAATGAGCAGAGTGTCCCACTTTCTCCAAGTAAGGCATAA
- the LOC126786898 gene encoding protein TAPETUM DETERMINANT 1-like yields MGMPLLLAVTVVVAFVLLPVHSQQDYILDDTSSTDLIQFTPNGTQIGLDAKRCSGSDIWIGNAQSGYEWNGMPRFSVQILNQCRTGCDISNIHVYCGQFSSATIINPKVFKRLEINDCLVNDGKPLKYGTLLSFKYHTSFKYPLSVASFTC; encoded by the exons ATGGGAATGCCATTGTTACTTGCTGTTACAGTTGTGGTTGCATTCGTTTTGCTTCCGGTTCATTCCCAACAAGATTATATTCTAGATGACACTAGCTCAACTGATCTCATCCAATTCACCCCGAACG GCACACAAATTGGCCTAGATGCAAAGAGGTGTTCAGGTTCTGATATTTGGATTGGAAATGCGCAATCTGGGTATGAATGGAATGGGATGCCGAGATTTTCTGTGCAGATCTTAAACCAGTGCCGCACAGGTTGTGACATTTCCAATATCCACGTTTACTGTGGTCAGTTCAGTTCAGCTACTATCATCAATCCTAAGGTTTTTAAACGGCTTGAGATTAATGACTGCCTTGTCAATGATGGAAAACCCTTGAAATATGGCACTCTCCtctcatttaagtaccatacGAGCTTCAAATATCCTCTTTCTGTTGCCTCTTTTACATGCTAA